One region of Trichosurus vulpecula isolate mTriVul1 chromosome 1, mTriVul1.pri, whole genome shotgun sequence genomic DNA includes:
- the TUBB2B gene encoding tubulin beta-2B chain, which translates to MREIVHIQAGQCGNQIGAKFWEVISDEHGIDPTGSYHGDSDLQLERINVYYNEATGNKYVPRAILVDLEPGTMDSVRSGPFGQIFRPDNFVFGQSGAGNNWAKGHYTEGAELVDSVLDVVRKESESCDCLQGFQLTHSLGGGTGSGMGTLLISKIREEYPDRIMNTFSVMPSPKVSDTVVEPYNATLSVHQLVENTDETYCIDNEALYDICFRTLKLTTPTYGDLNHLVSATMSGVTTCLRFPGQLNADLRKLAVNMVPFPRLHFFMPGFAPLTSRGSQQYRALTVPELTQQMFDSKNMMAACDPRHGRYLTVAAIFRGRMSMKEVDEQMLNVQNKNSSYFVEWIPNNVKTAVCDIPPRGLKMSATFIGNSTAIQELFKRISEQFTAMFRRKAFLHWYTGEGMDEMEFTEAESNMNDLVSEYQQYQDATADEQGEFEEEEGEDEA; encoded by the exons ATGCGTGAGATCGTGCACATTCAGGCTGGTCAGTGTGGCAACCAGATAGGAGCCAAG TTCTGGGAGGTCATCAGTGATGAGCATGGGATTGATCCCACAGGCAGTTACCATGGAGACAGTGATTTGCAGCTGGAGAGAATCAATGTTTACTACAATGAAGCCACTG GTAACAAATATGTTCCCCGTGCAATCTTGGTGGATTTGGAACCTGGCACAATGGACTCAGTCAGGTCTGGACCATTTGGCCAGATCTTCAGACCAGATAACTTTGTTTTCG gCCAGAGTGGTGCAGGAAATAACTGGGCCAAAGGCCACTACACAGAGGGAGCAGAATTAGTAGACTCTGTCCTGGATGTAGtgaggaaggagtcagaaagctGTGACTGTCTCCAGGGCTTCCAGCTGACCCATTCCCTGGGAGGTGGGACCGGTTCTGGAATGGGGACCCTACTCATCAGCAAGATCAGGGAAGAGTACCCAGACAGAATCATGAATACCTTCAGTGTGATGCCCTCCCCCAAGGTGTCAGACACTGTAGTTGAGCCCTACAATGCCACCCTGTCTGTCCACCAGTTGGTGGAGAACACAGATGAGACCTACTGCATCGACAATGAAGCTCTCTATGACATTTGCTTCAGAACCCTGAAGCTGACCACACCCACTTATGGAGACCTCAACCACTTAGTGTCTGCCACCATGAGTGGAGTCACCACCTGTCTGCGGTTCCCAGGCCAGCTGAATGCTGATCTCCGCAAACTGGCAGTGAACATGGTGCCATTCCCCCGCCTGCACTTCTTCATGCCAGGCTTTGCCCCTCTGACCAGCCGTGGTAGCCAGCAGTACAGGGCTCTGACAGTGCCTGAGCTCACCCAGCAGATGTTCGATTCCAAAAACATGATGGCCGCCTGTGACCCCCGCCATGGCCGCTACCTGACTGTGGCCGCCATCTTCAGGGGCCGCATGTCCATGAAGGAGGTGGACGAGCAGATGCTCAATGTGCAGAACAAAAACAGCAGCTACTTTGTGGAGTGGATCCCCAACAACGTGAAGACGGCCGTGTGTGACATTCCACCCCGTGGCCTCAAGATGTCTGCCACCTTCATTGGCAATAGCACAGCTATCCAGGAGCTGTTCAAGCGCATTTCGGAGCAGTTCACGGCCATGTTCCGTCGTAAGGCTTTCTTGCACTGGTACACGGGTGAAGGCATGGATGAGATGGAGTTCACTGAAGCAGAGAGCAACATGAATGACCTGGTGTCTGAATATCAGCAGTACCAAGACGCCACTGCTGATGAACAAGgggaatttgaggaggaagaaggggaggatgaGGCTTAA